Proteins from a genomic interval of Micropterus dolomieu isolate WLL.071019.BEF.003 ecotype Adirondacks linkage group LG16, ASM2129224v1, whole genome shotgun sequence:
- the foxm1 gene encoding forkhead box protein M1 isoform X4 yields MTMRRSPRRPLILRRRKLPFQQNDPPVSELQGQPGASGSKEPSNSAASQCFPDGIRIMDHPSMSDTQVVVIPKTADLQSVIGVLTAKGKESGVLGPNKFILLSGNGSADNGSFCQTAAEGDDISTRTTAGQPVKAEESMHSPDAKPLTGIKLLNKDLDCGPLDDSLTNIQWLGRMSTCALEPEPAKQMTDKENHNSNSQAQDTQTDAEAVQQPMSERPPYSYMAMIQFAINSRKNRRMTLKEIYMWIEDHFPYFREVAKPGWKNSIRHNLSLHDMFIRETSPDGKISSWTIRPEANRCLTLDQVYKQQKRMLPDARKTPTGTERRMKPLLPRTDSYFVPIQLPVSSSVYLPSSTAQFPPSCSQQKRNTPREAKRVRIAPKVTQCDVPTVTVYPQKNKDLKVKEETVCVSVKCETPKSFPKRQASSSRRKQRLVHSVHDEPVLLCPENTFFDSGVASDASAFQDMRDTELDEHQHEQHSPDREFSFKTPIKGSSHLTSSTPSKPPCNVVPEPWKVTPVGKGSQNVLDFSPIRTPGGLAVTPRHDYTTFSLNSTPFKDLPLFSSPRELLTSAPSRVTEPTDCPNESLTSSCSRELLQVGCTTPANRSITEGLVLDTMNDSLSKILVDISFSGLDDEDLGMANISWSEYIPQLK; encoded by the exons ATGACCATGAGACGGAGCCCAAGGAGACCCCTGATCCTCAGAAGACGAAAGCTGCCTTTTCAGCAAAATGATCCGCCAGTATCTGAGTTGCAAGGCCAACCTGGTGCATCAGGCTCCAAAGAACCTTCTAATTCAGCTGCCAGTCAGTGCTTCCCTGATGGCATCCGCATTATGGATCACCCTTCCATGTCTGATACACAGGTGGTTGTCATTCCCAAAACTGCAGACCTTCAAAGTGTTATTGGGGTCCTCACTGCCAAAGGCAAAGAGTCTGGTGTACTGGGACCAAACAAGTTCATCCTTCTTAGTGGGAATGGCAGTGCTGACAATGGATCTTTttgtcagactgcagctgaaggGGATGACATCTCTACAAGGACTACAGCTGGACAACCAGTGAAAGCAGAGGAATCTATGCACTCCCCGGATGCTAAACCTCTCACTGGAATTAAACTAT TGAATAAGGATCTGGATTGTGGTCCTTTAGATGACAGCCTCACCAACATTCAGTGGCTGGGCAGGATGAGCACATGTGCCTTGGAACCAGAACCTGCCAAGCAGATGACCGACAAGGAGAACCATAACTCAAATTCACAG GCACAAGATACACAAACGGATGCAGAAGCTGTTCAGCAACCCATGTCAGAGAGGCCACCATACTCCTACATGGCCATGATCCAGTTTGCTATCAATAGTCGGAAGAACAGGAGGATGACACTGAAAGAGATTTACATGTGGATCGAGGACCACTTCCCTTACTTCAGAGAGGTAGCCAAACCAGGATGGAAG AATTCAATCCGCCATAACCTCTCTCTACATGACATGTTCATTCGTGAGACGTCACCAGATGGTAAAATTTCTTCCTGGACTATCCGGCCTGAGGCCAATCGATGCCTTACACTTGATCAGGTGTACAAG CAACAAAAGAGGATGCTTCCTGATGCAAGAAAAACACCGACTGGCACTG AGAGAAGGATGAAACCTCTTCTCCCTCGAACCGATTCCTACTTTGTTCCTATCCAGCTGCCCGTCTCCTCCTCCGTCTACCTGCCGTCCTCAACGGCCCAGTTCCCCCCCTCCTGCTCGCAGCAGAAACGGAACACTCCACGAGAAGCCAAGAGAGTGCGGATAGCTCCTAAG GTGACACAATGTGACGTCCCAACTGTGACAGTGTATCCTCAGAAGAACAAAGACCTCAAGGTAAAGGAGGAAACAGTATGTGTTTCAGTTAAATGCGAGACACCTAAGTCCTTTCCGAAGAGACAAGCCAGCAGCTCTCGACGTAAACAGCGCCTGGTTCACTCTGTGCACGATGAGCCTGTCCTCCTCTGCCCTGAGAACACTTTCTTTGACTCTGGTGTAGCCTCTGATGCGTCAGCTTTCCAGGACATGAGAGATACTGAGCTGGATGAGCACCAGCATGAGCAGCACAGCCCCGACCGGGAGTTTTCCTTCAAGACCCCCATAAAAGGTAGCAGCCACCTGACCTCCTCCACACCCAGCAAGCCCCCCTGTAATGTCGTCCCCGAGCCCTGGAAAGTGACCCCTGTGGGTAAAGGGAGCCAAAACGTTCTGGACTTCAGCCCCATTCGCACACCAGGTGGCCTGGCAGTCACACCGCGGCACGATTACACCACCTTCAGCCTCAACAGCACTCCCTTTAAAGATTTGCCTTTGTTTAGCTCCCCCAGAGAGCTGCTCACATCCGCTCCCTCCAGAGTGACGGAACCAACAGACTGTCCCAACGAAAGCCTCACAAGCAGCTGCTCCAGAGAGCTGCTTCAGGTGGGATGCACCACACCGGCTAACCGCTCCATTACAGAGGGCCTCGTCCTGGATACAATGAATGACAGCCTGAGCAAGATACTAGTGGACATAAGCTTCTCTGGTCTGGATGATGAGGACCTAGGTATGGCCAATATCAGCTGGTCCGAGTACATCCCTCAACTTAAGTAG